The sequence CGACGAAGGCGCCCGGGGCGCGTGGGAGCAGGTGTCGCGCGAGTTCGCCTTCGGCGACCAGTCGGGAACCCTGGCCGTCGAGACCTACACCCCGCCGGTGAAGAACCTGCGTCCCGACGAGGCGGTCGACGTCCCCGGATTCCGCAAGGCGTGGGCCGGACTGCAGGACACCCACGACTTCTTCGGCATGCTCAAGAAGTTCGATGTCGCGCGCACCCAGGCAATGCGGCTTGCCGACCGGCAGTTCGCGTGCCCCGTGCCCCTGGACGCTCCCACGCAGGTCCTGCGCGCCGCCGCGGAATCGGGAGTACCGATCATGGTGTTCGTAGGCAACCCCGGATGCATCCAGATCCATACCGGCGCGGTGAAGAACGTGCAGGCCATGGGACCGTGGATCAACGTGATGGATCCGGAATTCAACCTGCACCTTCGGCAGGACCTGGTGGCGGAGGCGTGGGTGGTACGCAAACCCACCGTCGACGGCATCGTCACTTCGCTGGAGATCTTCGACAGCGAAGGCGAACTGATCGCGCAGTTCTTCGGCGCCCGCAAACCGGGCATTCCGGAGAAGGCCGAATGGCGCGACCTGCTCGACGCGACCTTTCCCGC comes from Betaproteobacteria bacterium and encodes:
- a CDS encoding hemin-degrading factor, producing MEIIRGVIEPSALRGRWEQLKAERKVRNREAASLLGVSEGQLIASLCKTAATRLDPRFPEILKSLQNAGRTMALTRNEACVHERVGVYEDVSHDGPVGLVLGPDIDLRIFYRGWSAGFAVDESHDGGPGRSLQFFDKHGQAIHKIYMRDEGARGAWEQVSREFAFGDQSGTLAVETYTPPVKNLRPDEAVDVPGFRKAWAGLQDTHDFFGMLKKFDVARTQAMRLADRQFACPVPLDAPTQVLRAAAESGVPIMVFVGNPGCIQIHTGAVKNVQAMGPWINVMDPEFNLHLRQDLVAEAWVVRKPTVDGIVTSLEIFDSEGELIAQFFGARKPGIPEKAEWRDLLDATFPALIGTRQ